A stretch of the Pseudomonas sp. ACM7 genome encodes the following:
- a CDS encoding type I secretion system permease/ATPase, whose protein sequence is MTSMEPGNISVDPRLSFDDPLLDGLLILCGLHGATVSRASLSAGLPLNKQRLSLDLLPRAAARASLQARLLRRELADICALNLPVMLILNNGRTAVLRRFGDDGQLLILPSESDGGEQWVSTDELAENYSGQALFARPRHELEDLRSPLVPRVEAWFRDTLKLSKWLYSDAILASSLINLLGMMVPLFVMQTYDRVVPNQATSTLWVLSIGLLIGTGFELVLRVVRAHLLDTAGKKTDVILSATLFERITGMAMKARPATIGGFAQSIHDFQGLREFLTAVTLTSLIDLPFAVLMLVVIGLLGGWLVVIPLLAFPITIIFAMVIQVRLRDTVQKSLTLGAERQALLIETLGGLETLKACSAESERQHKWESTHGALTRLDSHARNLSALATNGTLFIQQFSGMATIVAGVYSIIAGNLSVGALVATYMLGSRVLAPLGQIAGLITRYQQAQLTMKSTDALMSLPQERDAKQRPLERTQLQGAIDVSSVTFHYNGQNAPALANISFSVKPGERIGIIGRSGSGKSTLARLVMGFYAPEEGQLLLDGLDLRQLDVADLRQQIGYVAHDLPLLAGSLRDNLTLGARYISDSRMLEVAELTGVTELARQHPQGFDRPVGERGQLLSGGQRQAVLLARALLLDPPIMLLDEPTSAMDNSSEDVLRQKLHRWVQGKTLLLVTHRTSMLSLVDRLVVLDNGRIVADGPKEVVIDALRKGRVGSAAV, encoded by the coding sequence TGTTGATCCTCTGCGGACTTCACGGCGCGACGGTCAGCCGCGCCAGCCTGAGTGCCGGGCTCCCCCTGAACAAGCAACGCTTGAGCCTGGACCTGCTGCCTCGCGCAGCGGCCCGGGCCAGTTTGCAGGCGCGATTGCTGCGCCGTGAACTGGCGGATATTTGCGCCCTCAACCTGCCTGTGATGCTGATCCTCAACAACGGTCGTACTGCCGTTCTACGACGCTTCGGCGATGACGGGCAGTTGCTGATTTTGCCGAGCGAATCCGACGGCGGTGAACAATGGGTCAGCACGGACGAACTGGCCGAGAATTACAGCGGCCAGGCCTTGTTCGCGCGGCCACGGCATGAACTCGAAGACTTGCGCTCACCGCTGGTGCCGCGGGTTGAGGCGTGGTTTCGCGACACTTTGAAGCTGTCGAAGTGGCTGTACAGCGATGCGATTCTGGCGAGTTCCTTGATCAACCTGCTGGGGATGATGGTGCCGCTGTTCGTGATGCAGACCTACGATCGGGTGGTGCCGAACCAGGCCACGTCGACGCTGTGGGTGCTGTCCATCGGCTTGCTGATCGGCACCGGGTTCGAACTGGTATTGCGGGTGGTCCGCGCGCACCTGCTGGACACCGCCGGGAAAAAAACCGACGTGATCCTTTCGGCCACGTTGTTCGAACGCATCACCGGCATGGCGATGAAAGCGCGGCCGGCAACCATCGGTGGTTTTGCCCAAAGCATTCACGACTTCCAGGGCTTGCGGGAATTCCTCACCGCCGTGACGCTGACGAGCCTGATCGACCTGCCCTTTGCCGTGCTGATGCTGGTGGTGATCGGCCTGCTCGGTGGCTGGCTGGTGGTGATTCCGTTACTGGCGTTTCCGATCACGATCATCTTCGCAATGGTGATTCAGGTGCGCCTGCGCGACACCGTACAGAAAAGCCTGACCCTGGGCGCCGAACGCCAGGCGCTGCTGATCGAAACCCTCGGCGGCCTGGAAACCCTCAAGGCCTGCAGCGCCGAAAGCGAACGTCAGCACAAATGGGAAAGCACCCACGGCGCCCTCACCCGCCTCGACAGCCATGCGCGCAACCTCTCGGCACTGGCCACCAACGGCACGCTGTTCATCCAGCAATTCTCCGGCATGGCGACCATCGTCGCCGGGGTCTACAGCATCATCGCCGGCAACCTCAGCGTGGGCGCGCTGGTGGCGACCTACATGCTCGGCAGCCGGGTGCTCGCGCCGCTGGGGCAGATTGCCGGTTTGATCACCCGCTACCAGCAAGCGCAACTGACCATGAAAAGCACCGATGCGCTGATGTCTTTGCCGCAGGAACGCGACGCCAAACAACGGCCGCTGGAACGCACGCAACTGCAAGGCGCGATAGACGTCAGTAGCGTGACGTTCCACTACAACGGCCAGAACGCTCCGGCCCTGGCCAACATCAGCTTCAGCGTGAAACCCGGCGAGCGGATCGGCATCATCGGCCGCAGCGGCTCGGGCAAAAGTACGTTGGCGCGGCTGGTGATGGGTTTCTACGCACCGGAAGAAGGCCAACTGCTGCTCGATGGCCTCGACCTGCGGCAACTGGACGTCGCCGACCTGCGCCAGCAAATCGGTTACGTCGCCCATGACCTGCCACTGTTGGCCGGCAGCCTGCGCGACAACCTGACCCTCGGCGCACGCTACATCAGCGATTCACGGATGCTCGAAGTCGCCGAACTGACCGGCGTCACCGAGCTGGCCCGTCAACATCCGCAAGGTTTCGACCGCCCAGTGGGTGAACGCGGACAACTGCTGTCCGGCGGGCAACGTCAAGCGGTGTTGCTGGCCCGCGCCTTGTTGCTGGATCCGCCGATCATGTTGCTCGACGAACCCACCAGCGCCATGGACAACAGCAGCGAAGACGTTCTGCGGCAAAAACTCCACCGCTGGGTCCAGGGCAAAACCCTGCTGCTGGTGACCCACCGCACCTCGATGCTCAGCCTGGTGGATCGCCTGGTGGTGCTGGACAACGGGCGGATCGTCGCCGACGGTCCGAAAGAAGTGGTCATCGATGCACTGCGCAAGGGCCGTGTCGGCTCTGCGGCTGTCTAG
- a CDS encoding tRNA-uridine aminocarboxypropyltransferase, with translation MSRIQCPRCLRPQTHCLCPLIPNLDSRTRVLLLQHPSEVNHALNTARLAALGLRNAELIVGEVFEDLPALLNQPGYQARLLFPADDAQPLQAYTATDQPLLLVVPDGTWRKARKMLHLNPLLAALPRVTLAQGGVSRYRLRKAPGPGALSTVEAIVQALQTLEAPTTFEPLLRPFEALIEGQIAAMGEAVFQRNHGPK, from the coding sequence ATGTCCAGAATCCAATGTCCGCGCTGCCTGCGCCCACAAACCCATTGTCTGTGCCCACTGATTCCGAACCTCGACAGCCGCACCCGGGTGTTGCTGCTGCAACATCCCAGCGAAGTGAACCATGCGCTGAACACCGCACGTTTGGCGGCGTTGGGGTTGCGGAATGCCGAGTTGATTGTGGGCGAGGTGTTCGAAGATTTGCCGGCATTGTTGAATCAGCCGGGTTATCAGGCGCGGCTGCTGTTTCCTGCCGATGATGCGCAGCCGTTGCAGGCTTACACGGCAACTGATCAACCATTATTGCTGGTCGTCCCGGACGGCACCTGGCGCAAGGCGCGCAAGATGCTGCACCTCAACCCGCTGCTGGCAGCGTTGCCGAGGGTGACGTTGGCGCAGGGCGGGGTGTCGAGATATCGATTGCGCAAGGCTCCGGGGCCGGGCGCGTTGTCGACGGTGGAGGCGATTGTTCAGGCGTTGCAGACCCTCGAAGCGCCGACCACTTTCGAACCGTTGCTACGGCCGTTCGAAGCCTTGATCGAGGGGCAAATTGCGGCGATGGGGGAGGCGGTTTTTCAGCGTAATCATGGGCCGAAATAG
- a CDS encoding HlyD family type I secretion periplasmic adaptor subunit, which yields MARSSSDASRSNSKPRGYFGSFSKSAESEFMPETAGASLQDSPRWSRITVWLTAALIITAVVWAKFAVLQEVTMGEGKAIPSSKVQVIQNLEGGIVTEIFVREGQMVNKGDTLLRLDDTRFLSNKGESEADRYALIAQVERLSAEAEGRPFKLSPEVIAKAPQVAEDERSLYEQRQRRLASEQRTLSEQLRQKTQELAEFRSKQGQFSSSLALLQQEMNMSAPLVGTGAVSPVEILRLKRSAVEIRGSLNATTLAIPRAESAINEIRSKIDESEQSFRSDAAKELNEKRTDLSKITASSIAIDDRVTRTTVVSPVHGIIKVLKVNTIGGVVQPGSDMVEIVPLEDNLLIEAKVRPQDVAFLHPGQKAMVKFSAYDYTIYGGLSAKLELIGADTITDDKGNSFYLIQVRTDKNHLGGDVKPLLIIPGMVATVDIITGEKSVLDYLLKPVLKARTEAMRER from the coding sequence ATGGCCCGTTCATCATCCGACGCGTCGCGCTCTAATTCGAAGCCACGCGGATACTTTGGCAGTTTCAGCAAAAGCGCCGAAAGCGAATTCATGCCGGAAACCGCCGGCGCCTCGTTACAGGATTCCCCACGCTGGTCGCGGATCACCGTATGGCTGACGGCTGCGCTGATTATCACCGCGGTGGTCTGGGCCAAGTTTGCGGTGCTGCAGGAAGTGACCATGGGCGAAGGCAAGGCGATTCCGTCGAGCAAGGTTCAAGTGATCCAGAACCTGGAGGGCGGCATCGTCACTGAGATCTTCGTTCGCGAAGGGCAAATGGTGAACAAGGGCGACACCTTGCTGCGCCTCGATGACACTCGATTCCTGTCGAACAAGGGCGAAAGCGAAGCGGATCGTTATGCGTTGATCGCGCAGGTCGAACGGCTGTCGGCAGAAGCGGAAGGCAGGCCATTCAAGCTGTCCCCGGAAGTGATCGCCAAGGCGCCGCAAGTGGCTGAGGACGAACGCTCGCTGTACGAGCAACGGCAACGTCGACTGGCCAGCGAACAGCGCACCCTGAGTGAACAACTTCGGCAAAAAACCCAGGAACTGGCGGAGTTCCGCTCCAAACAGGGCCAATTCAGTTCAAGCCTGGCATTACTGCAACAAGAGATGAACATGTCCGCCCCGCTGGTAGGCACCGGGGCGGTTTCGCCGGTGGAAATCTTGCGACTCAAACGCAGCGCGGTGGAGATTCGCGGTTCATTGAACGCCACGACCCTGGCGATTCCTCGTGCGGAATCGGCGATCAATGAGATCAGAAGCAAGATTGATGAGTCCGAACAATCCTTCCGCTCCGACGCAGCGAAAGAGCTGAATGAAAAACGCACCGACCTGTCGAAAATCACGGCATCGAGCATTGCTATCGATGACCGCGTAACCCGCACCACGGTGGTGTCGCCGGTTCACGGGATTATCAAAGTACTGAAGGTCAACACCATCGGCGGCGTGGTCCAGCCGGGCAGCGACATGGTGGAAATTGTGCCGCTGGAAGACAACTTGCTGATCGAAGCCAAAGTCCGGCCGCAGGACGTGGCGTTTCTGCACCCGGGGCAGAAAGCGATGGTCAAGTTCAGTGCTTATGACTACACGATTTATGGAGGGTTGAGTGCGAAGCTGGAGTTGATTGGGGCGGACACGATTACGGATGACAAGGGCAACAGCTTCTACCTGATTCAGGTGAGGACGGATAAGAATCACCTGGGCGGGGATGTGAAACCGTTGCTGATCATTCCGGGGATGGTGGCGACGGTGGATATCATCACCGGGGAGAAAAGTGTGCTGGATTACTTGCTCAAACCGGTGCTTAAAGCCCGGACCGAGGCGATGCGCGAACGTTAG
- a CDS encoding LysR family transcriptional regulator, with the protein MANALPDLKLLRIFVSVVRHQGFANAQQELNLSTSAISTYMSQLEAALGLVLCHRGRGGFSLTSKGELFHQETLRLLGELEGFEQYAAALKGELRGTLNLGVIDSTVSDKALPFAEAIGAYSQEHPAVHLHLSVMSPYELQLGVQDNRLDLAIGAFSTRMSGLVYMPLYREQHWLYCSSRHPLFTERRIPEQVITQQRMVGRGYWSQAELARHGFKHSAATVESMEAQLILVLSGAYIGYLPEHYAQAWADKGDLRVLLPATFGYQAPFSMIVRRGRSREPLIQTFRDLLKAQLNQA; encoded by the coding sequence ATGGCCAACGCATTACCCGACCTGAAACTGTTGCGCATCTTCGTCAGCGTGGTTCGCCATCAGGGGTTTGCCAACGCCCAGCAGGAACTCAACCTCTCGACCTCGGCCATCAGCACTTACATGAGCCAGCTCGAAGCCGCCCTCGGTCTGGTGCTCTGCCATCGCGGTCGTGGTGGTTTCAGCCTGACCAGCAAAGGCGAACTGTTCCATCAGGAAACCTTGCGTCTGCTCGGCGAACTCGAAGGCTTCGAGCAATACGCCGCGGCGCTCAAGGGCGAACTGCGCGGCACCTTGAACCTCGGTGTCATCGACTCCACTGTCAGCGACAAGGCCTTGCCCTTCGCCGAAGCCATTGGCGCTTACAGCCAGGAACACCCGGCCGTGCATTTGCACCTCTCGGTGATGAGCCCTTACGAACTGCAACTCGGCGTGCAGGATAACCGTCTCGACCTGGCCATCGGCGCGTTCTCCACGCGCATGAGCGGTCTGGTCTACATGCCGCTGTACCGCGAACAACACTGGTTGTATTGCAGCAGTCGTCATCCACTGTTCACCGAGCGGCGCATTCCCGAGCAAGTCATCACTCAGCAGCGCATGGTTGGCCGCGGCTACTGGAGCCAGGCGGAACTGGCACGCCACGGTTTCAAACACAGCGCGGCGACGGTGGAAAGTATGGAGGCGCAGCTGATTCTAGTGCTGTCCGGTGCCTACATCGGTTACCTGCCGGAGCACTACGCCCAGGCTTGGGCTGACAAGGGCGATTTGCGGGTGCTGCTGCCGGCGACCTTCGGCTATCAGGCGCCGTTCTCGATGATCGTGCGTCGTGGCCGCAGCCGCGAGCCGCTGATCCAGACCTTTCGCGATTTGCTTAAAGCACAACTGAATCAGGCTTGA